A single window of Methylobacterium nodulans ORS 2060 DNA harbors:
- a CDS encoding phage tail length tape measure family protein, translating to MANSVAIRLAVEGGAEVRRAFDEAGRAGQQAFQGVTAAADAAGAAADRQAARYQRLAEAARQAEAQARAQASVNALLGVSTPQVGSARASAAVFEEQARAAEAAHARVRAVSDGWRDLGASGRATLTQIEADRARAEANAQASRRLGSLGVTPPAANENALRRLRSDEIRNLMFQGGDIVSSAASGMSPALIALQQAPQIAQTFAGPGGASVKGALTQAGEAATGLAARIGLLGGAVGVATVAIIAGGAALLSYQNRMREVDRLLAGTGRASGASAQQVNAAAVAIAASGEVSVREARSIAATLAATGRIGVEMFVALGRSAKDFAATTGQEVPDATQELAQAFADPAKGAQTLNEKLGFLNARTEETVRNLAEQGDRLGAQRVLFEAYAASLSRAADLTSQLGDATSAFGRVASNVWDSLGQKVSDAFGGATLDRQLELLEARLKGVESARGGAYTFGGLLDYKVEAEAGELRQQIARLQAERARQQQQRTQAQAAQNNRDVMSLVGQLNPAARETDQLRNRVELLRKAISDPVRFGLDPQQLGQVQAAFERLQNLARSAREDIERYGSASAASALRAAQDASRNVGLNPVDRALAERDQALRKDLRDKGLDQLPTREEVLQQFSARAANDNLDARELQSLERERDARLRNIDERETLIETARVETDRIRKEAEEAAKRTAVSQDFIAAMINAESGGNRFAKNPRSSATGLGQFIDETWERLFRKTFPERAAGMDRDQILARRTDREDSIALIRVYAEENRRALERANLPTTNRNQYLAWFAGADRAIRLLNADPTEPAAAYFGRKAIAANPTVIPGRSVGQLLDWADRTINQNAPNIRATQRAADVLRSQVTLQEQATETEAHRQKVQELLNDAIERGTEVGRQFNTAQELLAADSTKLTDTARNERQAILDVADAYAKQTAALETSKLGRDLLFERAQIGRTDGEQRIASRLRGTGLGLDSAEAEAMRLNDRLTETKDLAKDAFSSFASDIRRGVTAAEALQNVITRIVDKLMNKGIDTFINSIFDAGGKSVAGGGGLGDFFSGIGKALGFATGGYTGPGGRYEPAGIVHRGEYVFDAASVSRIGVSTLEAMRAGLRGYADGGYVGPRTFPTMPATAPTNANQPAAGPTFIANITSQATGDPEADQRAAAANAKAMRAEYERMWLAMAQREMRPGGTLHAAGARRAS from the coding sequence ATGGCGAATAGCGTCGCGATCCGCCTCGCCGTCGAGGGCGGCGCCGAGGTTCGGCGGGCCTTCGATGAGGCCGGCCGGGCCGGCCAGCAGGCGTTCCAGGGCGTCACCGCCGCGGCCGACGCTGCGGGCGCTGCCGCTGACCGCCAGGCCGCTCGGTACCAGCGTCTGGCCGAGGCCGCTCGGCAGGCGGAGGCGCAGGCGCGCGCTCAGGCGAGCGTGAATGCGCTGCTCGGCGTCAGCACGCCCCAGGTTGGCTCCGCGCGCGCCTCCGCCGCGGTGTTCGAGGAGCAGGCCCGGGCCGCCGAAGCGGCACACGCCCGCGTTCGGGCCGTCAGCGATGGCTGGCGCGATCTCGGCGCCTCTGGCCGCGCCACCCTGACCCAGATCGAAGCCGACCGCGCCCGCGCCGAGGCGAATGCGCAGGCCTCCCGGCGGCTGGGCTCTCTCGGGGTGACGCCGCCGGCTGCGAATGAGAATGCCCTGCGCCGCCTGCGGTCGGACGAGATCCGCAACCTGATGTTCCAGGGCGGCGATATCGTCTCGTCGGCCGCCTCCGGCATGAGCCCTGCCCTGATTGCGCTTCAGCAGGCCCCGCAGATCGCGCAGACCTTCGCCGGACCGGGTGGGGCGAGTGTGAAGGGCGCCCTGACGCAGGCCGGCGAGGCGGCGACAGGGCTGGCCGCCCGGATCGGGCTGCTCGGGGGCGCGGTCGGTGTCGCCACGGTCGCGATCATCGCCGGGGGTGCGGCGCTGCTCTCCTACCAGAACCGGATGCGCGAGGTGGACCGCCTGCTGGCCGGCACCGGCCGGGCCTCGGGCGCGAGTGCGCAGCAGGTGAACGCCGCGGCCGTCGCCATCGCCGCCTCGGGTGAGGTGTCCGTGCGCGAGGCGCGCAGCATCGCGGCGACCCTCGCCGCCACGGGGCGGATCGGGGTCGAGATGTTCGTGGCCCTCGGGCGGTCTGCGAAGGACTTCGCGGCGACCACCGGCCAGGAGGTCCCGGACGCCACGCAGGAGCTGGCGCAGGCCTTTGCCGATCCGGCCAAAGGGGCTCAGACCCTCAACGAGAAGCTGGGCTTCCTGAACGCCCGCACCGAGGAGACCGTCCGCAACCTTGCGGAGCAGGGCGACCGCCTCGGCGCGCAGCGCGTGCTGTTCGAGGCCTACGCCGCCAGCCTGTCGCGCGCGGCGGATCTCACCTCGCAGCTGGGCGACGCCACCAGCGCCTTCGGGCGCGTGGCGTCGAACGTCTGGGACTCCCTGGGCCAGAAGGTGTCGGATGCCTTTGGCGGCGCGACCCTCGACCGGCAGCTCGAGCTGCTCGAGGCGCGGCTGAAGGGCGTGGAGAGCGCGCGCGGCGGCGCGTACACCTTCGGAGGCCTGCTCGACTACAAGGTGGAGGCCGAGGCTGGGGAGCTGCGCCAGCAGATCGCACGCCTGCAGGCCGAGCGGGCCCGCCAGCAGCAGCAGCGGACCCAAGCTCAGGCGGCGCAGAACAACCGCGACGTGATGAGCCTCGTGGGCCAGCTCAATCCGGCCGCGCGCGAGACGGACCAGTTGCGCAATCGTGTGGAGCTGTTGCGCAAGGCGATCTCGGATCCGGTCAGGTTCGGGCTCGACCCGCAGCAGCTCGGACAGGTTCAGGCGGCCTTCGAGCGGCTGCAGAACCTTGCGCGGTCGGCGCGGGAGGACATCGAGCGGTACGGCAGCGCCAGCGCGGCGTCGGCGCTGCGGGCAGCCCAGGACGCCAGCCGGAACGTCGGGCTCAACCCAGTCGACCGGGCCCTCGCCGAGCGTGACCAGGCGCTCCGGAAGGATCTCCGGGATAAGGGGCTCGACCAGCTGCCGACCCGTGAGGAGGTGCTTCAGCAGTTCTCCGCCCGCGCCGCGAACGACAACCTCGATGCCCGCGAGCTGCAGAGTCTAGAGCGGGAGCGCGATGCGCGCCTGCGCAACATCGATGAACGCGAGACCCTGATCGAGACCGCCCGCGTCGAGACGGACCGGATCAGAAAGGAGGCCGAGGAAGCCGCCAAGCGGACAGCAGTCAGCCAGGACTTCATCGCGGCGATGATCAACGCCGAGAGCGGCGGAAACCGCTTCGCCAAGAACCCGCGCTCGAGCGCCACCGGGCTCGGCCAGTTCATCGACGAGACCTGGGAGCGGCTGTTCCGCAAGACCTTCCCCGAGCGCGCGGCGGGCATGGATCGGGATCAAATCCTGGCTCGCCGCACGGATCGCGAGGACAGCATCGCGCTGATCCGGGTCTATGCCGAAGAAAACCGGCGCGCCCTGGAGCGCGCCAACCTTCCGACCACCAACCGGAACCAGTACCTCGCATGGTTCGCCGGCGCCGACCGCGCCATCCGGCTGTTGAACGCCGATCCGACCGAGCCTGCCGCGGCCTATTTCGGCCGCAAGGCCATCGCCGCCAATCCGACCGTCATCCCCGGCCGCTCGGTGGGCCAGCTGCTCGACTGGGCCGACCGCACCATCAACCAGAACGCTCCGAACATCCGCGCCACCCAGCGGGCAGCCGACGTACTGCGCTCGCAGGTCACGCTGCAGGAGCAGGCCACCGAGACGGAGGCCCACCGGCAGAAGGTGCAGGAGCTGCTGAACGACGCGATCGAGCGCGGCACCGAGGTCGGCCGGCAGTTCAACACGGCGCAGGAGCTCCTCGCGGCCGACAGCACGAAGCTGACCGACACGGCTCGCAACGAGCGGCAGGCCATCCTCGACGTCGCCGATGCTTACGCGAAGCAGACGGCCGCGCTGGAGACCAGCAAGCTCGGCCGCGACCTGCTGTTCGAGCGCGCCCAGATCGGCCGGACCGATGGCGAGCAGCGCATCGCCTCGCGTCTGCGCGGCACGGGGCTCGGCCTGGATTCGGCCGAGGCGGAAGCGATGCGCCTCAATGACCGGCTGACGGAGACGAAGGATCTCGCCAAGGACGCCTTTTCCAGCTTCGCGTCCGACATTCGCCGCGGCGTCACCGCGGCGGAGGCGCTCCAGAACGTCATCACCCGCATCGTCGACAAGCTGATGAACAAGGGCATCGATACGTTCATCAACTCGATCTTCGATGCTGGTGGCAAGTCGGTCGCCGGCGGGGGTGGTCTCGGCGACTTCTTCAGCGGGATCGGCAAGGCTCTCGGCTTCGCCACGGGCGGCTACACGGGCCCGGGCGGGAGGTACGAACCTGCTGGCATCGTCCACCGCGGCGAATACGTGTTCGATGCCGCATCAGTGTCGCGGATCGGCGTCAGCACCCTGGAAGCGATGCGGGCCGGCCTCCGGGGCTATGCCGACGGCGGCTATGTCGGCCCCAGGACCTTTCCGACCATGCCCGCCACCGCGCCTACGAACGCCAACCAACCCGCAGCCGGCCCGACCTTCATCGCCAACATCACGAGCCAAGCGACCGGCGACCCGGAGGCCGACCAGCGCGCGGCCGCGGCCAACGCCAAGGCGATGCGGGCCGAATACGAGCGCATGTGGCTGGCGATGGCGCAGCGCGAGATGCGGCCGGGCGGGACGCTGCACGCCGCGGGCGCCCGCCGGGCGAGCTAG
- a CDS encoding phage tail protein, producing the protein MAFPSFPTLGIQPYGPVTTGSSKPAKVAVLTATFGDRYSQRTGDGINPLTRDFNYRSVPLRSDKLRQLEDFLISRKGYLPFMFLVPFEDAPRQFICDTWTTDYANPLHSTLTATFKENFDP; encoded by the coding sequence TTGGCCTTTCCCTCGTTCCCGACGCTCGGGATCCAACCCTACGGGCCGGTCACCACCGGCTCGTCCAAGCCGGCGAAGGTCGCGGTGCTCACTGCGACCTTCGGGGACCGATACTCGCAGCGGACCGGCGACGGCATCAATCCGCTGACGCGGGACTTCAATTATCGATCGGTCCCGCTCCGGTCCGACAAGCTCAGGCAGCTTGAAGACTTCCTGATCAGCCGGAAGGGCTACCTGCCCTTCATGTTCCTCGTCCCCTTCGAGGACGCTCCGCGGCAGTTCATCTGCGACACTTGGACCACGGACTACGCGAACCCGCTGCACAGCACGCTGACGGCGACGTTCAAGGAGAACTTCGACCCGTGA
- a CDS encoding phage minor tail protein L: MTSPNTALIRAGQSLTPGDLVALFIIDLSPIRVNQQFAFTSEADRARGPLTFRGVTYTPLDVKAEGFEMTGHGQMPQPKISVSNATRLMSSATLLYQDLIGARLIRTRTYAQFLDGGETPDPEAAYAQDIYRFEQKVEHSKHQIVWNLAADMDQEGRELPARLIVRDICLWRYRRWDAEKGDWDYSHVQCPYTGAQAYDRFGNPTTPDKDEPSRHVTTCCKVRFGADVQLPFGGFPGVARVRV, encoded by the coding sequence GTGACCTCGCCGAATACCGCTCTCATCCGCGCGGGCCAGAGCCTCACGCCGGGCGATCTCGTCGCGCTGTTCATCATCGACCTCAGCCCGATCCGCGTGAACCAGCAGTTCGCGTTCACGTCCGAGGCGGACCGGGCGCGCGGCCCGCTGACGTTCCGGGGCGTGACCTACACGCCGCTCGACGTGAAGGCCGAAGGCTTCGAGATGACCGGCCACGGGCAGATGCCCCAGCCCAAGATCAGCGTCTCGAACGCCACCCGGCTGATGTCGTCGGCGACCCTGCTCTACCAGGACCTGATCGGCGCCCGGCTCATCCGCACGCGCACCTACGCGCAGTTCCTGGACGGCGGTGAGACACCCGATCCCGAGGCGGCCTACGCGCAGGACATCTACCGCTTCGAGCAGAAGGTCGAGCACTCGAAGCACCAGATCGTCTGGAACCTCGCGGCCGACATGGATCAGGAGGGCCGCGAGCTGCCCGCCCGGCTGATCGTCCGCGACATCTGCCTGTGGCGGTACCGGCGCTGGGACGCTGAGAAGGGGGACTGGGACTATTCCCACGTGCAGTGCCCCTACACGGGCGCTCAGGCCTACGACCGGTTCGGCAATCCCACCACGCCCGACAAGGATGAGCCCAGCCGGCACGTCACCACCTGCTGCAAGGTCCGCTTCGGCGCCGACGTGCAGCTGCCCTTCGGAGGCTTTCCCGGTGTCGCTCGCGTTCGCGTTTGA
- a CDS encoding NlpC/P60 family protein → MSLAFAFDDGLTTRWSAAVDAHKRHAHAEWPREAGGLIRADGAYAPLRNIADDPLTEFETDPAEVEAVSGQRYLAVLHSHCSVEDPATGKVIPPPDCPSGADMEAQMATAVPWGISLCLSTGCADPFWFGDQVPRPPLLGRRFRHGVNDCYSLGRDWHREVAGIKIPDFVRDPDWWQPREGQPRLDLYRDGFERAGFRRVERGPEGPLPGDCFLCRVRSPVLNHGGIYIGGGLILHHLAHQLSGRDPAAVWRSKLDFLVRHTDLPDDWRPPA, encoded by the coding sequence GTGTCGCTCGCGTTCGCGTTTGACGACGGCCTCACCACCCGCTGGAGCGCCGCGGTGGACGCGCACAAGCGCCACGCGCACGCGGAATGGCCGCGCGAGGCCGGCGGCCTGATCCGCGCGGACGGCGCCTACGCGCCGCTGCGCAACATCGCCGATGACCCGCTGACGGAGTTCGAGACCGATCCGGCCGAGGTCGAGGCGGTGAGCGGGCAGCGCTACCTCGCGGTGCTGCACTCGCACTGCTCGGTCGAGGATCCGGCGACCGGCAAGGTCATCCCGCCGCCGGACTGCCCCTCGGGCGCCGACATGGAGGCGCAGATGGCCACGGCGGTGCCGTGGGGCATCTCGCTGTGCCTCTCGACCGGCTGCGCCGATCCGTTCTGGTTCGGCGATCAGGTGCCGCGCCCGCCGCTGCTCGGCCGCCGGTTCCGGCACGGGGTCAACGACTGCTATTCGCTCGGCCGCGATTGGCACCGCGAGGTGGCCGGGATCAAGATCCCCGACTTCGTGCGTGACCCGGACTGGTGGCAGCCGCGGGAAGGCCAGCCCCGACTCGACCTGTATCGCGACGGCTTCGAGCGGGCGGGCTTCCGGCGCGTCGAGCGCGGCCCCGAGGGCCCGCTGCCCGGCGACTGCTTCCTGTGCCGCGTCCGCTCCCCCGTGCTGAACCACGGCGGCATCTACATCGGGGGCGGCCTCATCCTGCACCACCTCGCGCACCAGCTCTCCGGTCGGGACCCCGCCGCGGTCTGGCGGAGCAAGCTCGACTTCCTGGTGCGCCACACGGATCTGCCCGACGACTGGAGGCCTCCGGCATGA
- a CDS encoding tail assembly protein, producing MMRTVRLYGSLAEKFGPSFRLEVRSLAEACRALGAQLPGFRQAIEEGKFRVVCGKSTRSKRALHLDKDLITFGLPEGDLHIVPVIRARKSGLSVGKIIVGTLIAVATWWMGGPAWLISMGAMVALQGVSSLLSPKKKTEKQKKSYMFQGADNVSEQGIPVPLIYGRAMVNPITISAGVTTANSTGLPTA from the coding sequence ATGATGCGGACCGTCCGCCTCTACGGCTCGCTGGCCGAGAAGTTCGGCCCCAGCTTCCGCCTCGAGGTGAGGAGCCTTGCCGAGGCCTGCCGCGCGCTCGGCGCTCAGCTGCCGGGCTTCCGCCAAGCGATCGAGGAAGGCAAGTTCCGGGTCGTGTGCGGGAAGAGCACCCGCTCGAAGAGGGCGCTCCACCTCGACAAGGATCTCATCACCTTCGGGCTGCCCGAGGGCGACCTGCACATCGTGCCGGTGATCCGGGCCCGCAAGTCCGGCCTGTCGGTCGGCAAGATCATCGTCGGCACGCTGATCGCGGTCGCCACCTGGTGGATGGGCGGCCCGGCGTGGCTGATCAGCATGGGCGCCATGGTTGCCCTCCAGGGCGTGTCCTCCCTCCTCAGCCCCAAGAAGAAGACCGAGAAGCAGAAGAAGTCCTACATGTTCCAGGGCGCCGATAACGTCTCGGAGCAGGGCATTCCCGTTCCTCTCATCTACGGGCGCGCCATGGTGAACCCGATCACGATCTCTGCTGGCGTGACCACGGCCAACAGCACCGGCCTGCCGACCGCGTAG